One region of Flavobacterium sp. GSB-24 genomic DNA includes:
- a CDS encoding murein L,D-transpeptidase catalytic domain-containing protein produces the protein MRIFLMALLFSLSSFTTYNRADTKEILTEVEFVRLTEHVSEIKSFTASNRGYSNKIAFLVDMKIKSGRNRFFVYDLQNDKILDQGLVAHGSGSETGIKGDILQFSNTPNSNCTSLGRYGVEKPYNGVFGKAFRLSGLDQTNSNAMKRAIVLHRYKEVPDEEKEYYIINSHGCPMVSDLFFKRLEKVIESSDSKIMLYVYY, from the coding sequence ATGAGAATATTTTTAATGGCACTGCTTTTTTCTTTAAGTTCGTTCACTACCTACAATAGAGCGGATACTAAGGAAATATTAACGGAAGTAGAATTTGTAAGACTTACTGAGCACGTAAGTGAAATCAAATCCTTTACTGCTTCTAACCGTGGATACAGCAATAAGATTGCTTTTCTTGTGGATATGAAAATCAAATCAGGAAGAAATCGTTTCTTTGTATATGACCTTCAAAATGACAAGATACTAGATCAAGGGCTTGTTGCTCACGGATCTGGATCGGAGACTGGAATTAAAGGAGATATCTTGCAGTTCAGCAATACGCCAAACTCTAACTGCACATCGTTAGGACGCTACGGAGTAGAGAAGCCATATAATGGTGTTTTTGGAAAGGCTTTCAGGTTAAGCGGACTGGATCAGACCAACAGCAATGCGATGAAAAGAGCAATAGTATTGCACCGTTATAAAGAAGTTCCTGACGAAGAGAAAGAATACTACATCATTAATAGCCACGGCTGTCCAATGGTAAGCGATTTATTTTTTAAAAGACTGGAAAAAGTAATCGAAAGTTCAGATTCTAAAATCATGCTTTACGTTTATTACTAA
- a CDS encoding UvrD-helicase domain-containing protein: MNDPILDNLNPNQLQAVKTTEGYVRVIAGAGSGKTKALTSRFAYIVDRLGINSSNILCVTFTNKAAQEMKKRVKALIGDNYDVSFITTYHGFCVRFLREEINKIHYPKNFIILDAEDQKSILRDVFTELQINSKHLTFKQVLRFISKQKSTSNYLGYILENKSFEPDESDSLSSRVFQIYLDKQKRNYALDFDDLIHFTAFILDNNPDVLLKWQENLHYIQVDEAQDSSESQFHLVEMLSRVHQNLFLVGDPDQTIYEWRGAKPEYLVEFDTIFPDTQTIIMNRNYRSTPNILKVGNHIIKNNTIRVDKDMITDKPEGFEVVHFHGKNDFEESRWIASEIKEILQSEDASYSDITILYRSNHLSRNIEQALIKDNIPYTIFGGIRFFERKEIKDVLSMLRLIVQGDNFSFLRMHNQPTRGLGKKFLERLSLLAGEQNLSLLQALEKNIADKELAKKGAVDFLALINELRETAKTKSISDLVKIILDKSGLSDLYRKDGDEDRLENIKELVNSMLLLEKENNAPVNIVEYLQEIALYTDLDADTQQQDKVRLMTIHISKGLEFPYVFLCGFTEGILPSALSIKERRKRAIEEERRLMYVAVTRAEKRFYMTDSEGFNFTTGLNKYPSRFLFEISEEFYVRKGKLSPEIIQNNETKSNVLQSDTQTTFKEGDLVMHPVWNKGKVKTVDVEKTQYIVEFAAIAKEKPIDFSFKHLTSIEDANTDETADFTPQDLQQHLKSTPNPFEKTESEPKKNVFEKTQDSSLNEDKDSGEEEKKWWKPWS; the protein is encoded by the coding sequence ATGAATGACCCGATTCTAGATAATCTTAATCCTAACCAACTGCAGGCCGTTAAAACCACGGAAGGCTACGTACGCGTTATCGCTGGAGCAGGATCAGGAAAAACAAAGGCGCTGACTTCCCGATTTGCCTATATTGTAGACAGGCTGGGGATTAATTCTTCCAACATACTTTGCGTGACTTTTACCAATAAAGCCGCTCAGGAAATGAAAAAACGTGTCAAGGCTCTCATAGGAGATAACTATGATGTGAGTTTTATTACTACCTATCACGGTTTTTGCGTAAGATTCCTGCGCGAGGAAATCAACAAAATACATTATCCGAAGAATTTTATCATTTTGGATGCCGAAGATCAGAAAAGCATACTCAGGGATGTTTTCACGGAGCTTCAGATCAATTCGAAACACTTGACTTTTAAACAAGTTTTACGCTTTATATCTAAGCAGAAAAGCACTTCAAATTACCTTGGTTATATACTTGAAAACAAAAGCTTTGAGCCTGATGAGAGTGATTCGTTATCAAGCCGTGTTTTCCAAATATACCTTGACAAGCAAAAACGAAATTATGCATTGGATTTTGATGATCTCATACATTTCACGGCGTTCATTTTAGACAACAATCCTGATGTGCTTTTAAAGTGGCAGGAAAACCTGCACTATATTCAAGTTGATGAGGCACAGGACAGTTCTGAAAGCCAGTTTCATTTAGTTGAAATGCTCTCACGCGTACATCAGAACCTTTTTCTTGTTGGGGATCCAGATCAGACTATTTATGAATGGCGTGGAGCCAAACCTGAATATCTAGTGGAATTTGACACTATCTTTCCTGATACGCAGACCATCATTATGAATCGCAATTACCGCTCCACTCCTAATATCTTGAAGGTTGGTAATCATATCATCAAAAATAATACTATTAGGGTTGATAAGGATATGATCACCGATAAGCCCGAAGGCTTTGAAGTAGTGCATTTCCACGGAAAAAATGATTTTGAGGAGAGCCGCTGGATAGCTTCTGAAATAAAAGAAATATTGCAGTCCGAAGATGCTTCATACTCTGATATAACTATATTATACCGTTCCAACCACCTTTCCAGAAATATAGAGCAAGCACTTATAAAAGACAATATTCCTTATACCATTTTTGGAGGAATCCGTTTCTTTGAGAGAAAAGAGATAAAAGACGTCCTTTCGATGTTACGCCTTATTGTTCAGGGGGATAATTTTTCTTTTCTGCGCATGCACAATCAGCCCACAAGGGGTCTTGGCAAGAAATTTCTAGAAAGGCTTAGTCTTTTAGCCGGAGAGCAAAATCTCTCTCTGCTCCAGGCATTGGAAAAAAACATAGCCGATAAAGAACTCGCTAAAAAAGGTGCCGTAGATTTTCTGGCACTAATTAATGAACTTCGTGAAACTGCTAAAACCAAATCTATATCAGACCTGGTAAAAATCATACTGGATAAGAGCGGACTCTCTGATCTTTACCGAAAAGATGGTGATGAGGACAGGCTTGAAAATATTAAAGAACTTGTAAATTCAATGCTGCTCCTAGAAAAGGAAAATAATGCTCCTGTGAACATTGTTGAGTATCTGCAGGAAATTGCCTTGTATACAGATTTGGATGCCGATACCCAGCAGCAGGATAAGGTAAGACTTATGACCATTCATATTTCTAAAGGTCTTGAATTTCCTTATGTCTTTTTATGCGGCTTTACTGAAGGAATACTGCCGAGCGCTCTATCTATTAAAGAAAGAAGAAAACGTGCCATTGAGGAAGAACGAAGACTCATGTATGTGGCAGTTACACGCGCTGAGAAAAGATTTTATATGACTGATTCGGAGGGTTTTAATTTCACTACGGGCCTCAACAAATATCCTTCAAGGTTTCTCTTTGAAATCAGTGAGGAGTTTTATGTACGAAAAGGAAAACTTTCGCCAGAGATTATTCAAAACAATGAAACAAAATCCAATGTTTTACAAAGTGATACCCAAACAACATTTAAGGAGGGTGATCTGGTTATGCATCCGGTCTGGAATAAGGGGAAAGTAAAAACTGTAGATGTTGAAAAAACCCAATACATTGTGGAATTTGCTGCAATAGCAAAAGAAAAACCAATAGATTTCAGTTTTAAACACTTAACATCTATCGAAGATGCCAATACTGATGAAACTGCTGATTTTACTCCCCAAGACCTGCAACAACATTTAAAATCTACTCCAAATCCCTTTGAAAAAACAGAATCTGAGCCGAAGAAAAACGTATTTGAAAAAACACAGGATTCCAGCTTAAATGAGGATAAGGATAGCGGCGAAGAGGAAAAAAAATGGTGGAAACCCTGGAGTTAG